Proteins co-encoded in one Juglans regia cultivar Chandler chromosome 16, Walnut 2.0, whole genome shotgun sequence genomic window:
- the LOC118344809 gene encoding uncharacterized protein LOC118344809: protein MRVAQSRQKSYADNRRHELEFEVGNRVVLRIAPMRGVMRFGKKGKLSPRYVGPCEILDQIGPVAYRVALPLALSGVHNVFHVSMLRKYIPDPTHVIDYEPLPLQQNLTYTEEPIWIIERKEQVIRKWSIPLVKVLSNNHTISEASWELEEEMQVKYPQLFINDLDNL, encoded by the coding sequence ATGAGAGTAGCTCAGAGTCGACAGAAAAGCTATGCAGATAACCGTCGTCACgaattagagtttgaggttggaaaTAGGGTAGTCTTGAGGATTGCACCCATGAGAGGggttatgaggtttggaaagaagggcaagttgagccctagatacGTCGGGCCATGTGAGATTCTTGACcagattggaccagtggcttacagaGTAGCCCTACCACTAGCACTCTCAGGGGTACAcaatgtatttcatgtatctatgcTGAGAAAGTATATACCTGACCCCACCCACGTTATCGATTACGAGCCTCTTCCACTTCAGCAAAATCTGACTTATACAGAAGAGCCAATATGGATTATAGAGAGAAAAGAGCAAGTAATACGAAAATGGTCTATTCCTTTGGTTAAAGTGTTATCGAATAATCACACTATCAGTGAAGCctcttgggaattagaagaggAAATGCAAGTCAAGTACCCACAGTTGTTCATCAATGATCTTGATAACTTGTGA